Below is a window of Pseudarthrobacter equi DNA.
GTCGTTGTTGCCGCGCACCAGAAGGTAGGCCAGCCCGGCGTTCGCCAGCACGTTGCGCAGGAACAGCAGGTCTTCCACCATGGCCTGGTAGGGCGTCCTGTTGTCGTTGACGACGGCGTAGCGGCCCTTGTGCCGGATCACGTCAGGGCGGAGCCTGAACCGCTGTTCAGCCTCAGCCGAGGTCACCTCGGAATGGAACTGTTCCTCGCTTGAGGGCTGTCCGGCGTAGTAAACCTCGTCCTGGACCGGTGCTTCTGTGATGGTTATCTCCGTGCTGGTCAAAGTAAGCCTTTCTACCTGCATGATAGCCGCGCCGGGGAAACAGCTTGTTTCGCGTGCGTCGGCTTGCCCGCGCCAGGCGGGATGTGCGGGCCACCCGGGACCGGGTGCCGCGGGGAAGGATCCGGCGTCAGGCGCCCAGCGCCTCCCGCCAGCTGCGCAGGAAGGCGCCGCCGGCGTCGTCGTGGATGACCGAATCTGATAGTCCCAGGTCCGTGGCCGTCAGGATATCGTACGGTTTCTCCGGCACGCCGTCAGCGGGACGGACGTCCACATGCTTGACCGGATGGTCGTTGTGGTGCAGCCAGTCAGCCATGGCGTAGTCGGTCCGGGAATCACCCACGGTCCGCCAGGCTTCCGGCGTGATCCCCTGGGCGGCCAGCAGTTCAACCCCCCGGCTCGCCCCAAGGTCCTTGCCCAGCCGCACCGACTCAATGTCGGTGGAGATGATGGTGGGGTCCACGCGGTAGTCCACGTCGTCGTCGGAATTCGGCGCGTGGTGGTCCAGGCGCACCACGCCCAGGCCGTGCCGGGCCATCAGCTCCATGGCATCGGCGTCAAAGAGTTTCTGTTCGGCAAGGTAGTCCGCGCTGGCCACTTCAATGTGCTGCTCCACGGACACCATGGCCCGCTTCGTTTCATCGAAGAACATGTGCGCGCTGTAGTCCTCCGCGACCAGGCGGCGGATGTCGTCACCGTACGCGGCAGGCACGGCCAGCTCGCGGTCAACGTGGACGGGTCCGGGGCCCGCGGCGGTGTAGCTGAACCACACTGCGCCCTTTTCGCAGACCGCATGGATGACGGTGCCGTCCGGGATGCCCGCAGCGAGCATCGGCTCCATGACCTGCTCGCGGATGAAGGCATCCGAGCGGCCGGTGTTGAAGATGACGGGGATGCCGGCGGCGGCCAGTGCCACCAGGTCGCCGATGATGTCCGGTTTGACGTCCCGCGTGACCGGACTGGCTATCGGCCCGTCCACATCCAGCAGCAGGGCCAGCGGCGGGGTTGACGGCAGGCGGGTTCCGGTCAGGGACACGGCGGGGGCTTCGGATGCTGTCATGGAGCCATTGTCTCAGTTGGGTGGTCAACTCGCCGCGCCGCGTGCCTAAAGGTCAACGCGTGTGACATGGTCACCGTTTGGCTACAACCTTAAGGCGGCACGGCCGGGTACTTCCGCTGCCGTCGGCAGGGTGCCTAGGGTGGCATGGTGATATTCAAAGCTGTGGGCGAGGGCCGCCCTTACCCCGACCATGGTTACAGCACGCCCAAGGACTGGGCCTCGCTGCCGCCGCGGCCGGTCCGGCTGGACGAACTGGTAACCACCAAGCGCACCCTGGACCTGGAAGCGCTGCTGGCCGAGGACTCCACGTTCTTCGGCGACCTGTTCCCTCACGTGGTGCAGTACCAGGGCACCCTGTACCTGGAAGACGGGCTGCACCGCGCGGTCCGGACTGCGCTGCACCAGCGCACCGCCATCCACGCCCGGGTCCTGGTGATAGATGGCTAGGAAGAAGAAGCCACAGGACGTCAGCGTCCTGCACGGACAC
It encodes the following:
- a CDS encoding Cof-type HAD-IIB family hydrolase translates to MTASEAPAVSLTGTRLPSTPPLALLLDVDGPIASPVTRDVKPDIIGDLVALAAAGIPVIFNTGRSDAFIREQVMEPMLAAGIPDGTVIHAVCEKGAVWFSYTAAGPGPVHVDRELAVPAAYGDDIRRLVAEDYSAHMFFDETKRAMVSVEQHIEVASADYLAEQKLFDADAMELMARHGLGVVRLDHHAPNSDDDVDYRVDPTIISTDIESVRLGKDLGASRGVELLAAQGITPEAWRTVGDSRTDYAMADWLHHNDHPVKHVDVRPADGVPEKPYDILTATDLGLSDSVIHDDAGGAFLRSWREALGA
- a CDS encoding type II toxin-antitoxin system VapB family antitoxin, with the translated sequence MIFKAVGEGRPYPDHGYSTPKDWASLPPRPVRLDELVTTKRTLDLEALLAEDSTFFGDLFPHVVQYQGTLYLEDGLHRAVRTALHQRTAIHARVLVIDG